The Leptolyngbya sp. 'hensonii' genome includes the window TGGCGGATTGTGAATATCGAGATGGCCTATTACAAAGTTCAAAATCTGCAGTCGGCAATGATTAATACGGTTCTGACCCAGATTCGGGCTGAAGTCGGCAAACTGGAATTAGATGAGACTTTTACCGCCCGAAGTCAAATTAATGAAACCCTCCTGAGAGAATTGGATGAAATCACAGATGCCTGGGGCGTCAAAGTGGTCCGGGTCGAGCTGCGGGATATTGTACCCGCGAAGGCTGTCCAGGACGCGATGGAGCTGCAAATGTCAGCAGAACGGCGCAAGCGGGCAGCCATTCTGACCTCGGAGGGCGATCGGGAATCAGCCGTCAACAGTGCCAGAGGAAAGGCTGATGCCCAGGTCCTGGATGCCGAGGCCCGTCAGAAAGCCGTGATTCTGGAAGCGGAAGCTCAGCAGAAGAGTCTTGTCCTGAAGGCCCAGGCAGAGCGGCAACAGGAGGTGCTGAAGGCTCAGGCTACGGCGGAGGCGATCCAAATTATTGCCAAGACCGTGGAAAACGACCCCACTGCCCGTGAGGTGCTGCAATTTCTGCTGGCCCAGCGCTATATGGAC containing:
- a CDS encoding SPFH domain-containing protein; the encoded protein is MEGFFLLVLLGLGSATVAGSVKIVNQGNEALVERLGSYNKKLTHGMNFVTPFMDKIVFQETIREKVLDVPPQPCITRDNVSITVDAVVYWRIVNIEMAYYKVQNLQSAMINTVLTQIRAEVGKLELDETFTARSQINETLLRELDEITDAWGVKVVRVELRDIVPAKAVQDAMELQMSAERRKRAAILTSEGDRESAVNSARGKADAQVLDAEARQKAVILEAEAQQKSLVLKAQAERQQEVLKAQATAEAIQIIAKTVENDPTAREVLQFLLAQRYMDMGLKIGSSDSSKVMFMDPRSIPAALEGMKSIVSNPNT